DNA from Eucalyptus grandis isolate ANBG69807.140 chromosome 5, ASM1654582v1, whole genome shotgun sequence:
GAAAGTTTTAGCTGGCTCAAAAGTCTTGGCCTATGCTCAAAAGTCTTGGCCTATGCCTTATTCTTGATTAAGAGGACCTTTTGTTAAATGGTGCCTTGAGTACTTAACGTGGACTCCCATTCATAGAATAGTCCTTTATCAAAcatttaatatgagtaaatcATCATAAGATTCTTACGCATTGTCAAGAATTTAAAATGTGGAATCTAACTTTTATAATTCTTAAGTATGTTAATTGCGATAAAATAAGTCCTATGGTACTTTCTTTGTTGTAGAGCCAACTTTATGTTACAATAGAAATACATTAACCTTTATCATGCTGTGCATCCACATTATGCGACCCATTGATATGGTGTCACCAATTGATAAAGTGCTATGGTTTAGAAAATTACGAAATAATTCAGGCTAAGTACTGTAGGTAGGTCTTTACTTAGGAGTTACTCAAGTGGAAACCCCATTTCAGTTATGTGAAAGTGGGGTACACTTTAGTTGATTGCTATGTTTTAGGGTTCATTTCAAAAAACTAGTTATAAAATGGATTACATATTAATACATAGATTCTTATTAAATGCTTAGGTGTAATGTTTTGATATgagcctcttttctttttctttttttggtaaatattcaTGATGATTTGCCACATCTGACATCACTTCGTACACTAAGATCATAAAGGTTTCTATTTATAAGGCTACATTACTATTTTCATTGTGATACTAAATTCATAGTTATGTAGTGACAACCACAAAACTTTTTATATTGTATCACTGCTACAGTTCATGTGGTTTGACTAAATCTTGACCATGCTTTTCTCTCTGATGTAATCTTCAATTTGTGCGATTCTTGCTCCGCCAAAaagttattaattttatttattgataagtTCCTCGTGTTCTCTCAAGCTTTACCTAAAAAcattaagaaaatagaaattatagATTGGGAATGGAGAAGGCTTCCCACAACCACtctttgccaaaaaaagaaaaaagaaaaaaaaagaaagggaaatagaCCCCACAAATTTGTGGTATTAAATAAATCCATAACAGAACAACTAGAATTGATGATGTCAGACGCGACTATTTTATTCGATAAGAACGTatcttgaaataaatataaattacaaaatgaaAACTTAAATAAAATATGACATGACATACCACGCTTAACTTCATATTTGAATACAAACTCACAAATATTAATGTGGCTTCAtcatattatagttatatggcATATAGAATCAAAATCTATATGTTTCTAGGTCTACATAAATTCgaattataataataatcatGACATATCAACACGAACTGTCACCCCTAATACCAAGAGTAACTTGCACGTCTACCATTCATCTCTCGGTACACAAGAAGAGCTGAACCCAACCACAGCAGTGCCGAGGAAAGTAGAGCCGACTGTACAGCGGCTGACAATGGAATGCGTCCTTTATCCGACCTTACCATCCCTTCAATCACAGGGTAGCCCATCACCAGGATGAAGAACGACAGAGCAATCTGCCCAAGCAACTTGTCCCAACCTCCCAAGACGAGCACCCGAACGATTCCTCCGACAAAGGAAGCCATGCTCAACATCACTAGAGCCACCATCGGGGCCAAGAACACGATCGATGTTCGGAAATCAAACACGCCCTTTTCGTACATCTCCATTTGCTCGTCATCGGCAACCTTGCTAGTAGGCAAGAAGCTCGCTCTCCTCACCCCGGTTTTCGTCAGAACGGCATTTATGCTCCCGTATAGATAAGTGGTCACCGAGTGTATCATCCATATCCGTTGCTCGTTTATAAACGTCCGGACCGAGTGACCACTCACGACGACCTCGTAGAGATGCTTGGAAAGTGAAGATAGGAAAACGAAGCAATACACGAGGAACAATGAGCTCGAAACCTGGCGTGCCAAAAGAATCGATGTTCATGAGTCATGATTATTTGTTACTCGAGTTCAATAGCATCAAAGACTTGATTGATTCACGGGAATGAAAAGCCTACATATGAGAATAGCTTACCTCCGGATAAATGGGGACGCCATTGAATAGACATATCTGGGGAATGATGGCTAAGCAGCAGAGAGGCAAGCAGTAGAGGGGGAAGAACGCAAGCTCGGTATAACACATGCTCTGAAGAATGCTCATTCTCCATGGTCCATAAATCGGAGGAGAGAATCTGGAGAACCCGACCTGAGCCCACCCGGAACTCCATCTTGTGATTTGAACCAGTAGGTCATTCAAATTTGTCGTGGAAGCCCCCAAAAATTGAGGCCGCGATGGGCAACAGTACACTGATTTCCATCCTTTGCAGTGCAAGGCGAAGCTGGTGAAGAAGTCTTCGGTCACAGATCCATACTTGAAACCGACCTGGAGCAAGAGCGACCACGAGCTAAATatagaggaaatggagtcactAATTGCAGCAAATTACAAGGGTTTTggttattttgttcttttgattgTACTTGCCTCTTGACCCCATTTTGTTCCGTTTTCATAGTGACAAGAAGCTAAATGTTCGGTGTCTCTGCAGACTGCTCCCAGTTCGCTGAGAATGTTCTTATTAAGCTTGTCGCTCCAGTGAAGATGTTTAATAAACTCATTGGAATGGCCAAAGATTGCTTTCAA
Protein-coding regions in this window:
- the LOC104443951 gene encoding cellulose synthase-like protein G2 isoform X3 — protein: MEHRSRPLNLCHVDPKLIAVNRAHMLIHGAALLILIHYRASFFFAEEASSPGQPTTLAWLIIFLGELTLSLTWLLHQAFRWRPVSRTAFPERLPGDGELPSIDVLVCTADPDKEPTVAVMNTVISAMALDYPPEKLHVYLSDDGSSLLTLHGMREAYDFARRWLPFCKRYGLKTRCPKAYFMDNEDVSASVGYESEKEEVKVIHGNSSDEVVQADQQQMPLLVYVSREKRPSYPHNFKAGALNVLLRVSGVISNSPYVLVLDCDMYCNDPSSARRAICFHLDPTLSPSLSFVQFPQSFHNISKNDIYDSKHRSPFGILWCGMDGLQGPLISGTGFYVKRESLYSKPMQEGTTANLMDLKAIFGHSNEFIKHLHWSDKLNKNILSELGAVCRDTEHLASCHYENGTKWGQEVGFKYGSVTEDFFTSFALHCKGWKSVYCCPSRPQFLGASTTNLNDLLVQITRWSSGWAQVGFSRFSPPIYGPWRMSILQSMCYTELAFFPLYCLPLCCLAIIPQICLFNGVPIYPEVSSSLFLVYCFVFLSSLSKHLYEVVVSGHSVRTFINEQRIWMIHSVTTYLYGSINAVLTKTGVRRASFLPTSKVADDEQMEMYEKGVFDFRTSIVFLAPMVALVMLSMASFVGGIVRVLVLGGWDKLLGQIALSFFILVMGYPVIEGMVRSDKGRIPLSAAVQSALLSSALLWLGSALLVYREMNGRRASYSWY